Below is a genomic region from Mustela lutreola isolate mMusLut2 chromosome 1, mMusLut2.pri, whole genome shotgun sequence.
gttctagttttattttaatttcaaagtgGAGAAGTTGAAGCTTAGCAAGATTAAACAGCTTGCCAGGGACCACAGTTAAAAAGAGGTGAAAATCCAGGCTCTCTGCCTATACTCTGTAGACTTTACCACTATGTGACACTATCTCCCTGAACTGACAGttgagggaaagggggaaagggggggggggtgtttcaaTGAGcagatggataggtggatggaggGAGTTACTCAGTGGAAGGCAGACTGGAGGAAGTCTCCCAAGGTTTCttgcatgtgctttctctctctactgTTCAACATCTATTTGGATATGTAATTGTTTGTCCAAATTGCAATTGTCCTTGGATTTTAGCATTGACACAGAAAGTCCTTGTTTGTCTGTGgaactctctgtttctcttctattctgaatgtgagccttgctggatagagtattcttcgctgcagatttttcccactcAACTCTTGGACTATATCATGCCTTCCCTTGGAGAGTTTGTGCTGAAAATTTTGCTGCAAGCCTTATGGATTTTCCCTTATAAGTAAccatcttcttttgtcttgctgcttttaatattttttccttactaCTATATTTTGGcagtttaattataatatatcttggtgtggatctgcttttgttgattttgttgggggtaCTCCTTGCCTCTTGGATCTGGAcatctgcttccttccccagattaggaaggttttcagctattacttctttaaataaattttctgcccccttttctcacTCTTCTTCCCCGGGATCCCTATAATACAAACGTTTTCTGTTtgtggagtcactgagttccctaagcctattcttgttttgcataatcttttatctctctttccttcAGCTTGATTACCTTCTAGGTCACCAATTTGTTCCTTTGCTTCTTCCACCCTGTGGTTCATTGCATCACACCTGTTTACTGTCTCATTTATTGTCCTCTTTAATTCTGAAACGCAATTTCTTAACTCTAAGGTAAGAGTCTCCCTGAAGTTTTTAATTGTCTCAGGTCCAATGATCATTCTTATGAGTGTTACTCtaaattctctatcagacatGCCAATTGTACCTGCTTTTCTTAGATTTCTGGTCATGgccttattttgttctttcatctgGTATAAATTCTTCCATATTCACATTTTATCTAAatatctgccttcttctctgtgctagaaaagccagaaaatggccttatgaagaagagttcCCCGAGGCCCGGTGCTTCAGTTAGTGTCTCTGGTCCATGCTGCCTacactctgctgctgtgtttcGGCTGCTCTGTCCTTCAGGCCAGTTGTcggcagaggctctccttgccagCAATgagcagtgtttggtccctggccatGGTGAGCTGAGTTTTAActggtgtgctctggtctgcttgttaaatgagAACTGACTCTGCTTTCACTAGAGCCCTGCAGAACACTCCGGTCAGGAGATGTGGTGTGGGCAGGGCTTTGGTTGGTTCTTTTGGGGAGGGGGCCACCACTGCTGGGAAGGTGACAAGCTTGATGgagtgggcggggggggggggggcttggtgTAAGCTGGTTAGGCAGCCAGTGTCCCACAGAGCTGCCTGCCACTGGAGGCTCTGTTTATGCCGAGGGGCAACAGGGAAATGGTGCTGGCCAACTCCTTTGTTCCCGGAAAGGCGTCTTTCTCTGAGATTGCTGCCtctcgggggtgggggagagtgaaTAACCTGCCCCCTGCATGCCCCAGGTGCTCTTCAGATGGCTGTTTCCAAGCCACCTGCCCCCAGTTGCTTGCccgccttctctccaggagcaggGCGGCACCCTCAGAGCTCTAGCCCAGCCAAGTCCTCCAATCTTTAGAACTCCAGGCTCTAAGCCCTGCTGGTTGCAAAATCTCACCAATTTCAGCCCCTCTCGCCTCCCAAGCCACTGGCATTGGGTTAAATATTCTCCTTGTGCGGATCTCCTGTGTGCTTGCTCCTCTGTCTCAGCCCTTCTCTACGGCCATGGGTACCCCCACCCCCATAACAGCCAGGATCTGTTTCTCCCCTACACCAGGtctctgcacttcctaccttcttcagtgtggcttcttctctccctttagttgtggagtttgtccTGCCAGTCTTTGGGTGGATTTCTgtgggtatttaggatgatttgagaGTTCTCTCGCTGTGTTCAGGGCACTGGCAAGCCCAGGGTTCTCCCACTCTGCCGCCATCTTTACCCCCTCCTCCCACACAGGAAGTCCAGATCCAGAGCTTCCTGCCATCTGTCCTGCCCCAGAACCCCAAGGTGCACCTGGCCAGGTGCAGCAGGGGACAGTCACTCAACAGCTCACCCTGGGCTCTCACTCTGTCTCGCCACTCTTCACAGATCTGGGTTTTTCTGGAAGCCGGACCCAATCAACAGTGGTTGATGTGGGATAGGGATCAGGGACAAGTAGAGGGGCTGAGGCTCAGTCAGGCATCAGGAGAGAACATCTAGAGCTCACACTGGGACTGAGAGTAACATAAGTATAATTTTTGTgatcctgtctctctgtctcttatagGATGGCTGTTCCATAAGGTCAAGACTGAgtcccctcccttctctcacTTTACCAATGCCTGGTCTCATGGGGTTAGTTTTGAGCCCCATACTATGGCATCGTCATCATCCTCCTTCCCAGCTCCTCGCTCCCAGTCTAAGAAGCCTCTGGGCAAGATGGTTGGTGAGTGGAAGCCAACTCCTAATTCCGCTGTATTCACAGCTATGAGTGCGTGAAgtgggagggcttcctggcccACATGCAGCAGGACATGGGGGGAGGCTGACAGTGGTGGGCTCCCCGGCTCCGGCCTTGACCTCAGAGACCCCATGCTTTGTGGTGAGTGAGGAGAAAGGCATGTATCCTAGAACCTTAATGCTCTGGCTCACAGCTTTTCCATGCATGCTAAGCTAATATTCCTAACCTGGAAACCCTGGTGCTGAGCACTTCTCGCCAAAGTCTTTCTGAACCTATCAGACAAAGGAGCCAAGCAGAGTGAGAAAACAAATTAATCTCCAGAACACTAAACTGTCTGTTCTTATCAAAAGCTGGGGAAGCTGAGCTGATCTCATTATGGAATACTTAAATATACCAGGCACTGCATTTTctcagttaatcttcaacaacAATTAAAATGAACCTGTGGAACAGATGAGGAAGAAATGGTAGACGTAGACtgacttgcttaaggtcacatgGCAAGCAAGGTGTAGGTCCACAATCAGACTGATGCCTGGCTCCAAAGTGTAGGTTGTAATCACTAGACTTTGCTTTTCAGGAACTCTGAGCAGTAACCCTCTCCCAggcttttgttttaatatttagcaACAGATTTAGAAATCTGGGATTTCTCGGGGCCAAAAGGATGCcaatccctccttcctttccctcccataAAGGGTAGCCCACCTTAATCTAAATCCACCTCCCCTTACAGCAGAAGGTGGGCTTGGGAATTGATTAATCCTGACCAGCTTACCATGGCTCTGCTTACAGACGAGCAGATGGTCGGCTAGTCACTACtagtggggagtttgggggtagAGTGAGCTGACAGTACTAGAAATCAAAGGGCCTAGAATAGGGCAAAGACATCTTTCCTAATCAGGCTGGTAGAAGTCAgagtcctttcctttcttttttttttttttttctttgccccaTTTTGTTGTTACACCAAaggcattttgtttatttcattattgAAGTACAATTGacatacattatattagtttcagcagtacaataaaataattcaatatttgtatatattgtgaaatgatcagcACAAGGTCTAGTTACCATCCATTACCATGCATAATCACAGAACTTTTTCTCTTGTGATGAGGACTTGGAAGGTTTCCGCTCTTGGCAACTCTCAAATAGGGAATAGAGTATTACTAACTAGAGCCCatatgctgtatattacattcTTGCGACTCATAAAAGAGCCAGAGTTTTTATGACCTCCCCAAACCTTTAAAGATAATGGGACCCTGAAGGCACGTCCCGAAGGATGAACAAAAGAGCAGAGCGGTAGGTCTCTGAGAGTCAGGTGGCGCGCTTTTCCCGTGGGGGGCCATGGGCAGACCTGCCGGGTGTGGGGTCCCCTGTGTAGGGCCATGCGGACGCAGTCTGGTAAGCAGACCCGGCCTGAGCAGCGTTTCTGTCCCCCACAGACTGGTTCCGGCAGGCCCTGTCGAAGCCCAAGAAGCCGCCAGACCCTGCAGAAAGCACCTCCAGGGATGTTTCCCAGCCGAGCTCCCAGGAGGACACCCCCGCCCTGGGCCTCAGCTCAGCCTggtctcccacctccccacccacacacGGGGGTgccagcagcaccagcagcagcagcggcggcggccgcTGGAGCAAGGACTACGATGTCTGCGTGTGCCACAGTGAGGAGGACCTGGCGGCCGCCCAGGAGCTGGTCTCCTACCTGGAGGGCAGCACGGCCAGCCTGCGCTGCTTCCTGCAGCTTCGGGACGCCACCCCGGGCGGCGCCATCGTGACCGAgctgtgccaggccctgagcaGCAGTCACTGTCGGGTGCTGCTCATCACCCCAGGCTTCCTGCGGGACCCGTGGTGCAAGTACCAGATGCTGCAGGCCCTGAGCGAGGCCCCCGGGTCCGAGGGCCGCACCATCCCGCTGATGTCGGGCCTCACCAGAGCCGCCTACCCTGCCGAGCTCCGGTTCATGTACTTTGTGGACGGGCGGGGCCCTGATGGCGGCTTTCGCCAGGTCAAGGAGGCTGTCATGCGTTGTAAGCTACTGGGGGGTGCGGGGCAAGGGAGAAAGGCAGCTGGGCCACAGGGCCACAGCGTCTGACCGGCTTTGGTTTTGAGGAGGCAGCCACTGTAGCCCAGTAGTGCAGAAGGCAGGTCTGGAAAAGACTGTGGAAGTTGTCTGACCCCTCCGTACTTGGGTTTCCCCACTGGTAAAGTGCGAATGAGGTACGGCCCTAAGTAAGTATATACACTGAACGGGGGTTCAGAGCGCGGCCCCACCCAGGAAAGTACTCCTAGCTGGCAGAGCCTGCCCCGTGCCAAGTTCTCAATAGAATATCAGCTGGTATTATTATAAGTACTAGTAGTATTAGGTTTCTGTCACTGAACTCAGGTTGGCGATGTCCAGCCAGAGCCAGGAAAATGCCAGGATGGACATTAGCTTACTAAGGCAAAATAGTGCCAAATACTAGGAAGGAATTGGTTATCTGGGGTTGGGGCTgagggcggggtgtgtgtgtgtgtgtgtgtgtgtgtgtattggatTACCATGTGTTtggaagtgaaataaaaaagaagatgtgggaaacagagacGTCAGGATTTGGGAAGGGGGACAAGCCTTGTGATTCTCTTTGCTCTCTTGCAGATCTGCAGACCATCAGCTGATACTTCTTACATCACCTCGGGACCCAACAAGTTGGAGCAAAGCAGAAAACCGAGTTAGAGAGC
It encodes:
- the TIRAP gene encoding toll/interleukin-1 receptor domain-containing adapter protein isoform X1; amino-acid sequence: MASSSSSFPAPRSQSKKPLGKMVDWFRQALSKPKKPPDPAESTSRDVSQPSSQEDTPALGLSSAWSPTSPPTHGGASSTSSSSGGGRWSKDYDVCVCHSEEDLAAAQELVSYLEGSTASLRCFLQLRDATPGGAIVTELCQALSSSHCRVLLITPGFLRDPWCKYQMLQALSEAPGSEGRTIPLMSGLTRAAYPAELRFMYFVDGRGPDGGFRQVKEAVMRYLQTIS
- the TIRAP gene encoding toll/interleukin-1 receptor domain-containing adapter protein isoform X2; this encodes MKKSSPRPGASVSVSGPCCLHSAAVFRLLCPSGQLSAEALLASNEQCLVPGHGWLFHKVKTESPPFSHFTNAWSHGVSFEPHTMASSSSSFPAPRSQSKKPLGKMVDWFRQALSKPKKPPDPAESTSRDVSQPSSQEDTPALGLSSAWSPTSPPTHGGASSTSSSSGGGRWSKDYDVCVCHSEEDLAAAQELVSYLEGSTASLRCFLQLRDATPGGAIVTELCQALSSSHCRVLLITPGFLRDPWCKYQMLQALSEAPGSEGRTIPLMSGLTRAAYPAELRFMYFVDGRGPDGGFRQVKEAVMRYLQTIS